TTTCAGAGCATTGATCAATTCATGTTTGCCTACAAGTATCGAAAACCTTACAATTTCAGACTAAAGTTATTTTCCAACATCAAATTTTCATTTGGGTGAAAGCCAGTTGAAGGTACAAAACCTGTGAGTAATGACATGCCAAGAGAGATGCTAGAGGGGACGGCATGAGGGAGAGATGGTCCCAGCATTAGAGAAGGTATGACTGTGATCAGGTCAATCTTGTTTTCTTCTGCATATTTCCAAGCTTCCTTCTCTGCTAATGCTTTTGACACCGGGTATCCCTGCAAAACGCAGCATAAACAACAGTTAACTTACTATGATACAAGATAGACTTGTTATTTTAGCTGATGCACAAATTACTTACCCAAGTAGGTGGCTTAGCAGAAGTTAAATACTCAATATCCGTCCAGCAACTCTCGTCCATCACCAGCCCACCGGTTTCCTTGCTCAGATCTTTAATTGAAACAGCAGCAGCTGACGATGTCAAAACGACACGCTTCACTGTCTTTGCATTTATGCATGATTGCAATATGTCAAGGGTACCTTGGATGGCTGGTTTGATCATGTCCGCCTATGTACACAAgtgttagcaaaaaaaaaataaaaaaaatagttacTCCAAGATAAATTTTTGAAATATCAGAATTTTGTTTTGTTAGATTGCTTAAGTTCTCAGAATATATATAACCTCAGGGTTTTGGGAAGCAAAATGCACAGGAGTCGCAACATGAAAGACAATACTGCAGCCAGCAATGGCATCGTCAAAACTTCCTTCATTTGTTAAGTCTGCTTGGAATATTTTCAAGTCACCATGTTCATGATCCTCCACTAGCTTTAAGAGATGAGCTACCTTTTTCTCATCCTCTGATAATTTACAAACAAACAGGATAAACCATAATTCAAAAAATGTATTCAGTTTTTGACTTCAAAATGCAAAATTAAATGAATGTTCGAACTCAACTCAATGGAATTTTTTGCCACAATCATATTGGCATTTGTGAATGTATGAGTTGGGCCGCATTTAGCTACACTGGGTCTTACCACTGTGTACTGATATATGGGTTTCTCTCCAAACAAGCCATGTGAAAATTAAAAGTTAAAACCTCCAGAGTTGAATTCacattttttatttgattgatgAAAAGATTAAACGCATTTTAATAAGATTTTAGCGGTAAAAACCTGGATTCCTTGCAGTGGTGTTAACGGAATAACCCTTCTCTAGCAAATGTTTAACGAGCTCTGAAGCCATGTATCCAGTGCCCCCGGTCACACAAACTTTCTTCTTTGAATCGGCCATTGATTTTtctagtgttgaagccctaaaACTAAAATGTGCATACGAAGGAAAGGCTAATTATGTTGAGATTAATATCAAAATCTATCTTTATATACGCGAAGGTTGAATTTAGTAGATGGAGGAGGGGAAGGTGAGCACATCGTGACCAAATATCACAACTAAAAGCTTCAGAAATGTGAGAATGAGGGGTTGGTTGGAATAACTATTAATTTTTAAGTTGACTAATGCA
Above is a genomic segment from Papaver somniferum cultivar HN1 chromosome 10, ASM357369v1, whole genome shotgun sequence containing:
- the LOC113318553 gene encoding anthocyanidin reductase ((2S)-flavan-3-ol-forming)-like isoform X1; the protein is MADSKKKVCVTGGTGYMASELVKHLLEKGYSVNTTARNPEDEKKVAHLLKLVEDHEHGDLKIFQADLTNEGSFDDAIAGCSIVFHVATPVHFASQNPEADMIKPAIQGTLDILQSCINAKTVKRVVLTSSAAAVSIKDLSKETGGLVMDESCWTDIEYLTSAKPPTWGYPVSKALAEKEAWKYAEENKIDLITVIPSLMLGPSLPHAVPSSISLGMSLLTGKHELINALKGMQMLSGSISITHVEDVVDAHIFLAEKESASGRYICCNVNTSVLELANFLSHRYPQYAVSTDSFGDFPATAKLSLSSEKLINEGFSFNYGIEDIFDQSVEYFKSVGLLQK
- the LOC113318553 gene encoding anthocyanidin reductase ((2S)-flavan-3-ol-forming)-like isoform X2, encoding MADSKKKVCVTGGTGYMASELVKHLLEKGYSVNTTARNPEDEKKVAHLLKLVEDHEHGDLKIFQADLTNEGSFDDAIAGCSIVFHVATPVHFASQNPEADMIKPAIQGTLDILQSCINAKTVKRVVLTSSAAAVSIKDLSKETGGLVMDESCWTDIEYLTSAKPPTWGYPVSKALAEKEAWKYAEENKIDLITVIPSLMLGPSLPHAVPSSISLGMSLLTGKHELINALKGMQMLSGSISITHVEDVVDAHIFLAEKESASGRYICCNVNTSVLELANFLSHRYPQYAVSTDFGDFPATAKLSLSSEKLINEGFSFNYGIEDIFDQSVEYFKSVGLLQK